Below is a genomic region from Vitis riparia cultivar Riparia Gloire de Montpellier isolate 1030 chromosome 5, EGFV_Vit.rip_1.0, whole genome shotgun sequence.
AAAACTCATCCTATATAGAAGGCAAGTATCGAGTTTACCATATAATAGAGTTAATTTGAAACAGATACTGAAGGGTGGAAGGAGAGAGGTGGAGACAATTTTGGTCTCTGGTTTCCACTTTGAGTGGCACCCCATGTGGCATTATGCTTTTGTAATCCTCATTAGAAGATCCTCTTCAGTGCCCATAATTGTTTTTTCAAGTTGATTCTATGACCATATCCATAAGTACTTAAGGATAACACCATCCTTGTTCTATGGACCAAACCATGACAAAAACTTATACCAGGCATGATCAGTGAGATCAGTTCAAGTAAGTTAGCTTAATTGTAAGGTCAGGAATGCCAAAGCCATCAAATTTCCATGAATCAAATGTAAGCTTACAATCCTTGTCGCCAGTCATAACAAGGATTGCCGACGTTACTAGTGAAGAATAAGTTCTCAAACTCAAGTTGTCTTATCGAGTTAATGTGGACAGAAATtgcacaaataataataataataataatagagaaAAAGTCACAGATTCATGCCTTCACCCAAAAccccatttttcttcttatcttgCATCCATTTGAGAAAAGCCTTGAATCATTATATGCAGAAATTCACTCCCGAAAGGCACTGCAGATAAGCCTCGTCAAAGGTTGGTGGAGGATACATGCTTTAGCTTTAGTTTTTTACTTGGTTCTGAAGGGTGTTGTTGACCGTGGAGTGGCCTTTCTGGAGGGTGTGGTGTGTTTTTAAGAAGTGTTTGGTAAGCAATAATGCTGTTTGATGGAAAAATGATGATTGAAAAATGATCTCGGGATGAGTGTACAAAGCAATCCCGTTATAAGCTTTAAGATCAGTCAAGGCTCCAAGATAGAGATGTTGTATGGGATAGGTCATACCCCAATATATATCTCCCAATGGTCAAACCCGAGATGAATGTAAACGAATGTGCCGTCGAACCATATGAAAATGATTAGTTAACCTCTCGAACAACCCAATTGGTTTTTAGATGAGTTGGGTAAGCCTTAGATCCTAACAAATACCTCCTATCATCCTATAATTCTTTGATGCAGATTTTGTAAAAATAGCATATACCCTCAAAACCCCTCCCAAGTCCCAACACACCCTTGGCCTAATTTGCTAGAATCCTTGTGATATATACCAGTAATACGAGTGGAGAAGGATGCTGCATCAGTCCTTTTCTTCCAAATTGTTAAGAGCAGCAAGTGGCAAGGACCTTTTGAACCTGAGGTGGCCCTGGGCTGCACGTGTTGGTGGCATGGAGGTAGGTGGGGCGCTGGCATGGCCCCATGGCCCCATCAACCCCTTCTCTGCATCCCTCCATGTGTGTGGTGTGGGCTGCACGCGGCTGGGTGTGACGCATATCAATAGTGTGGCTGCGTCTGGGAGTCGAGATACATTGTAATATGGACAACGGACTGCTACCTTCCTTCTTAATTTTCTACTcgggaaaaacaaagaaacacaAACCTTTGAATTGGATTAGTCGGCAGTCTAAACTCAACACCTACAAATCTTTTTGGCCTTCAATTCCATAGAAAAGTACCTGATGGACATAAAGTAGTGTGAAAGAGGCCCCCTTATTACTTCTCTTTATTGAATGAGATAAGACTTCttaataaatctatttatttgttagtCAAGGAGGTTAGAAAAGAATACTATAAATTATTGAGAAATCACTGCACACTgcgtcatttttttttttcttcttttgatatatttgttcATAAATATATGGGCTATTAACTATTAAGTAtccatttttgaaaacaatttaaaaaatagtttttaaaaactgtttttaatttttataaaataaaaatttgtttggaaactaaatttcttttaacctacttttaataattttaaatatattttaaaaattattttgatgctagcgttttatttttaagtattctacatatttatatattactttttaacaCAATCCTAAACAAAAAAGTaactgaaaataataaaaaataataattaaaacatatttttttagaatactttattttatattcttaaaaacaaaaaaaaaacataaaataatttttttgttatcaaatatgtttatgttttctttttcacgaagaatcaaaatttattttggaaatagTTACTAAACAAGCCCAATAGTCtcccttttttaaaataatctttaatttttaaaaaatttgtaaatgtAATCTTAATTAGATATAATctctaatttaatatatatatgaaaaaaattatcaacttttTGTGCTTTAATTTCAAAAGATAGATATAAAACATTCAAATTGAAGATATTTATTGAAATGATTCGTCAAATAAGATCTCTTCATAAATATATCTCTCAAACTATGTCAAATTATACATGCTTTCATTGACTGCCTAGGATTTAATTTGGTCATAAATTAATGTCTCCCACAAGATTAATTTGGCACAAATAATTAATGGTCTATGGTAGAAATGAGTtgtataaaagaaacaaaaaatgggATCTAGAATTTGGATGAATCAAAGGTTGAAAgtcaattaattctaatttagAGTCATGGAATTCAATCGGGTACAAATACAAGAAACAGTACAacgaaaattaagaaataagaaCACGCTTATTTGTTGGAAGGGTttgaaaataaacaattttgaatGGGTATTCATCATTCAATGAAATTGACTGAACAATTCGGAATTGTGCTAGGCGgtcatcatcatcttcacaAACTCATCGTAGTTAACCTGCCCATCACCGTCCAAGTCGGCCTCTCTGATCATCTGCTCCACCTCCTCATCAGTTAGCTTTTCCCCTAGATTTATCATCACATGCCTCAACTGCACCCAAACATTCAAACTTCGTTAGAATCTTTTGCCATTCAAAGGTCAAAAGGCCAATTACATCAATGTCAGCCCTAagtccttttttaaaaaaaataaataaatataaaaaatgccATTGTTCATTGCATGGACAATGAGTACAGATACTGTCATACGTACAACAAAGACATATTcataaaatatagataaattatgaatatatgTATAGAACAGTATTTTCATACATCTGTTCCATCaccctttcttttttgtttcttccctTGATCCCAATTGAACCCATTACCATTTTTTCGAAGGTGAAGACTCATTCTCATTTATCATCACGGTAGTAGAGCTAaataaagggagaaaaaaaggtGGGATGGGATGCTAGGCAAATTCACCTCAGTGGCTGAGATGTAACCATTTTGATCCTTGTCAAAAACTTTGAAGGCTTCTTTAAGCTCCTCTTCTGCGTCTGTTTCCTGGTTAACCAAGAAGAAAAACACAGACATCTTAGTCGACGGTGAAGTTTATAACATGCTGAGCATTTAAATTGTAAGAGGCATAAGGCTATTCCGTATAGATCAtagttcaaaatattattataccTTTACTTTCTTGGCCATTAAGTTGAGGAACTCCGCGAACTCTATGCTCCCATTTCCATCAGCGTCCACTTCTCTTATCATGTCCTGAAGCTCTTCCTCGGTGGGATTCTGATCCAACGACCGAATCACCGTCGCCAATTCTTCCACGGTAATGCAGCCTACACACATTCAACCACTTCATGAATATGCCCAGATATAATAACAAAGACCCAGTAAGAGGAACCAAAGATATACAGGCCTAGGAATGACCCAAAAAGAAAACTCACCATCTCCATCTTTGTCAAAGAGACAAAAAGCTTCCTTGAACTCTACAATCTGCTCCTCGCTTAGCACATCTGCCATGGTGGTTTTGGTTTGTGGTTTGTGGTTTGTGGTTTGTGGTTTGTTTTGAGACCAGCTGGAAATTTTTCAgagtttgagagagagagagagagagagagagaaagagttgAGTATAGCTCAAGCCTGGCTGGGCatatgcaatatatatatatatctatatatacgTATGAATTGGTAACAAGGTGGTGGTGGGGCAagtaaaaattgattttaaaaccTTAAGAGTCAAATTGAACATATGACTAAGAGTTGGGTATTATCCTATTTTCAGCCATCTAGACCACGACCATTCATTTCCTCTCTCATGAAAAAACTAATGTTATTTGCTATGAACTTTATATGCAGTCctctttcttctgttttttttttttcttttctgtgtATCTATGAATATGaatacatattattattataattttgtttggaCAGCTGTAAGGGTTAGATGTTCAGCAGACAAGGAAAGAGGGGGGGAGAGGATATGGGGAGTTGTGTACTTTGTTTCCACATTTTCAACCCAAGGAGCACGCCCCGTTGCTTACACGAGAGGCCTACTCCTTTCTATTTTACTCTGCTTATTGTCTCTAATTTCTATAGTGCATTGGACGCGCTCTTTCCATATGCGTGCCTGCAACGCTCACTTGGATTGCTTTAGCCCCTCCCCATCGTGTTGCCTATTTTCTATTGGTTGCTTTTACACCATTTTACACCGGAATATATAAACGGGAGGGAAAAGTGTGTTTTCGTACCCACAtgccaaaacaaaataaagaaggaaaatttaacaaaaatatcttaGATGAAGTCAAAATATGgtatttatgttattaaaagatttttataattatttttatgtaaatataaaaacacactttttttcttaaatattttagagGATGACGTCTTCTATTTGAAACTtctatattaagaaaatttaattgattaaaaggataaaataatctcaaatttgtaaatctaaactttatcatatttgaatttaaaaataaatagtttataTTTTATGGGTGAAAGTGTGCAAGGTGGAAGCGTTCAAGAGAGAGGAGGTTCAAGGTTGGCTGAAGGGGAGCCTAAAAGATAGAAATAAGGGGCATTAATGTGTGCATGGCTGTCAACGCGGTTTCTCTTAATGCAAATTTGGCTCAGCTGCCAAGGCCAAAACGCGAATCCAACGCTGATTCGCGTTTGCAGCGTAGAATTTTCACCACTGACTCACCTCCCCCCTTCAGCATCCCTCCGAGTCTTTCTGGTCCAGATTCGTGACACATCAAGTATTCCTGATTATGGGGTTCACACGTGCCCTTGATTTACTGGGATGGTCCTTAGTCCACACCACGGATTTTCAACGTTAAGAAAATGTCCAGAAACCTAGGGCCTTAGGCATGGGGTCTCCCAAGGAAATAGACTTCTCTACCATGACGAAGTCCTGCCCTGCTCCCACTGAAAAGGGAACGCATGATTACTACACATAAGAGGATGATAAATGAGTGGTGCGCGTTTCATGTTTGTACAGCTTCATACTCATATGTTTCATTTGGAGAAGGCAGGGGAAAAGAGTGAGTCAGGTCAATATTACCCCAAGTTTAATATTGAGATATTCAGGACTCTGGTGGAAGACCATTGacaaattcaagttttataaggggggagaagaagagaaaatttagGCTGAAAAAAGAAATCAGACATCCCATGGGCATCTTACTCGGCAGAGGACCAAGTAAATGTGTtagttttcaaatcaaatcacaaaggagaaaagaaaacaaaattcaattagAAGGTCTGAACCTCCAAATGCATCaatacatataaattttatcttCCATTCATTAGTTGGAAGGCAATTCCAAGATTTTCATGCATTCACTTTGACTTTCCCTAAAAAACCTACATGTGTCCTACTGTAACAGGCCAACAACCCACCCAGATGTGTTTGTTTGCTCTCTTTGACCTGGTATCTCTGGGTTTAATAAAATAGCAAGACAGGTGTTCACACACTGGCACAGAGGCATGAGAATGGTTAACTCAGTAGCTTTCTTCtcatatctttttattaatttattttctttttaaatagtaaataaaattttttaatggtATGCTTACTTCTTGTGGCTTTTTGATGTCCTAATAGAATGGAGCATGAAAGACTCATGCCTCAGTATAAATCTGCAGGGTCCTCATTACCCAGATCATGAGTTGGCAACTGCTCCAATCTCTAAAAATGGTGATAATAGTATTAAAgacaaagaaaggaagaaagaaaagaaagatttcaACTGATTACAGAAGTTGATTCCCCAGAAAAGAACTTGCATGCTAGAAGAAAAACAACTAGAAAAAGATGATAAAGTAGGAAGTATAGACATAAGGCAATCCCTATTTATGGATTACCTAGGTTACATCTTACATGCACTACAAACCATTCCAACAAAGTTGCTAAGAGCCAAGGGCATTGCAGGTTATTTAAGGCATGCTTTTACACAAGGAATAAGTCTGTCTCATTGGAGAAATGTCAAAGGCAGGTGGGTAGGATGGGAATGATCTTCCATACAGAATGCTAACCAGTGTGGTAGCAATGGGATGGAAGAAAGCTTTCTTTTTGCTCTGTTCAGCCTCTCTTTTAGATAGGCCAACCTTTTGGAACAATTTTATCTTTGAGCCACATGTAAATTGGAATCAGCACAAAGTAGGCTCCTGCAATTGCACCAAGAATGAGCCGCGAAAGGAACACAAATTTATTCACCGGCTTCTTTACATCTTCCACTTTTGGGCCAAGCTGCATCAAGACACCCATTAGAACCTCACAAGAGAAAGTAACCAGCTGAAGTAAAGCTTCAGAGATAATCAGAACCAATGTTTTCTTGCTGATTGTTAAACTAGAAATCCTCATGATATGTGAAAGATCAAAGCTTGACACCTAGTGATTCAACAGTCTTCATCTGTACTCAATTTTAAGGCAAGCAGTGTTGTACCAGCTACAGAAAGTAGGCAGCTTAGACACTGATATCCCCATAATGGTCCTCATACTTCACGGAGGAATTTATTAAATAACCGAGGATGCAAATGCCTATGTTATTCAGTTAGTCAGTCAGAAAATAACACCTCAGGTATCTAACTTCATATTGGCGATGCAAAATGAAAGTGCCTAAAATGTCTCATCTATTCTCAACCCTACCAACTGCCAGATCTAATGTAAGAGATGGAGGAAGAAAAGCTATGCAGAGATCATCACATGAGGGATCCGAAACAGGGATGAGATTCATGATTGTTTTCCACTTGTTTTCTCTCCTAATAGTTTCCACAACAccctaaaaaattaataaactaaaagctTTCAGGTGTTTACTCCCTCACCTACTTAATAACCCATCAAGAAAAAACTTGCCAAGGCCTGCCACCAACACATGCATAACCATGGTATATCACCCCTCTTGGAATATCTGACAGTGTGCATGATTCATAGTAAGCTCAAAACAACCAGTAAAATCCTCCCAATGCCAGGATCTCTCTTGGCCACAAAACTGTACTAATAAGATATCCTCCCAAATATAACTTCACCACCTTTAAGCCAAGACCATGTGGATGAAACCCAGTTTTTTATGCTTTAAGTTATCTAAGAATTATTTATTGTCCCATGatccaaaacaaatttaatgCCTTCTGTTATGTTCAGCTGTACACCCCATTCCAAGTGCATCACATCTTCTATAActctttaagaaaataaaatgtttagcTACCAGTCCCATATTCCCCAATTATCAACCATCTTCAATTTCAGGAGGTTGTCTTCTTTCCTTGGCACTGCTAAGGTAGGAATCAAAACTAGCAACAAAGTGGATATTTAATCTATTGCCACTCCAGCCTAGGTGGTGTCATGGCTATGTCATAAACCAAATCAACTTCCAGATGACAATTTCTCTAATGAATAACTACAGAAAATAGATCAATGAGAGATAGGAAGAAAGAGTAAGAAACTAATTATAAATATCTCTCATAGGCCCACTAATTTCTTCATGACAGGTCTCTTTCTATGTGTTGTCCAGAAAGAGGAGGACCCAACAACCATTCATTCACCAGAATATATATGAAAGCAATGGAAAAGAGAGAAAGCAGTAGATGATGGGGAACATACGCCTCATACACCTGTTACGTTCATCTACAACGCATTTCGTTCAATTTCATTCACTATTTAGTAAACATCCGAACCACGATTTTCTCTTGATCAAATATCCTTTGCATCCTATTCCTTTGACAATTTCTATTGAAGCGAATAATTCACCTCTTGACCCATCTTTACCAATTCTTCAGAGGAAATTGAATCAATGGTTGATGGacgaagaaggaaaaaaaatttattgttccATCTTAAAATGTTCTAATCTTCATGaccctttcttttctaattacTACTACATATGAAGTAATTTACATCCCATATGAAGTAAATTGCCTGATGATTTTATTACTGAGGATTagacataaatttatattagcCCAAAGCTCATAAGAGATTGGTAGCAATGTCAAACCTTTATACCCCATGAAAAACTATGAAGAATTGTCACTATGAATTGAGCTCCTTGCTTTAATGGCACTAGCACATGGGAAACTTTGTGAAAAAAGGTTGTTAACCAACTATTTTTCAATCACCCAttctatatttataaataagaaaGGATCCTGTGGATAGGAAGACAATATCTAAAAGATCCTGAAGCATGTTATCATGGTATGAATAATAAGCAAACTGCTGAGATTTAGCTCAGGAATGTAATGTGATTATCAGACATAGGGAATAGGCACAAGGATAAAAATTAGGAAACCACAAATAGAGAGGCAAATCAGCAACGAAATTAATGTATTATTATTAGTCTTCCTATATGACAAATGAAGGTCCAAAGAAGTTAGTTACCTGTAGGGGAGAGTCCCCTGTAAAAGGCTTTTCACCTGTCACAGAGCATCCCATAATCAAGCCATGCCGCCGAACACCACGGTACCATTTCGGAccaattctttttatttgaacatttttGAAACCAGCCTTTCGAAACCATTCAATGTACTCTTCCTCCTTTGGGAAGAGCATCCACAAATCTGCAAAGAGACGAGACAACCAAAAGGTAGGGTACACGGGGCCAATTATACAGGCTTTTCCACCGATTTTCAGTACTCTGTAAGCCTCCCTAATGCCACGCTGTGGATCTGGCCAGTACTCAATACTGAGGAGgacaaacaaaatattaagtattttGTAAGAATGACtctaaagaaattttttttcccatgaagCCAACAATCATAGATTCATGATAATCATTTACAATCATCACAAAATACCCTGCATTAGACAACCCAAAAACTaataacaagaagaaaatacctttgaaaaacaaaattctaatcTTATCCATAAATGGAGagctaaagaaaataaaaataacagaacaataaacaaaaaagaatacCTTCCAGCAGAGATATATCTATCTGCATAATCAGTTGGAAATGGGAGATCCTCTGCATCACCTTCAATTATCCTGCATTCCTTCAAAGGCTCCTTCTCCTTAGCCTTGGCAAGCTGGTGAGGGGATTGGTCCAGAATAGTGACATTTTTTGCATCCACATGCTTAACTATGCCTAGAGTAGTGAACCCAGTCCCGCCTCCGACATCAACCACCGTCATTTTCCTATCATAAAGATCAGCAGGCTCGAGTGCCTCATCCCGCATATCCTCAGTCCAGTGTCCAGGGTTTATGATATGATCATATACTATGGACAGGAATCTATAGAACCAGAACGCCTCTTGCTTGTGTTGGATGAACCTAGGCTGAGAAACAGGCCTCGAGGAAGATAAACTGCATTTGGGTGCTATTGTTCTGGTTCTGGGATTCCTAGTATAACACACTAGACCCTTTTGGGACGAAAATCTCTTAGGAAAATCGGACCCCGCTGATCCTATCCCACTGGGGGCTATGGCCCTAATGGGTTTAAGACTCTCAGCTCCACTGAGCATTACAGAAGCCATGAAATgccaaaaaatacaaacaccCGCAAACAAACACTAGTATTTTGTGCTATTTCACGGTGATAATTGAATACTATAAAGCAAACCCACTCGCAAAACtaaggaaattttttattttgttcctaTGTGTCAAAGGTGAAGATCCAGTTTTGTTCTTACACAAAAGGTCTTGAGCAAGTAAATCATAAGGGCCATGACAGTACAAGATAAGGGAATTATAAATGGTAAAGAAAGTAAAGGGAACAAAAGGAAACAGCTTACCAACAAAGAGGTGCAGAGATggaaaataattgaagaaaac
It encodes:
- the LOC117914735 gene encoding 2-methyl-6-phytyl-1,4-hydroquinone methyltransferase, chloroplastic-like, yielding MASVMLSGAESLKPIRAIAPSGIGSAGSDFPKRFSSQKGLVCYTRNPRTRTIAPKCSLSSSRPVSQPRFIQHKQEAFWFYRFLSIVYDHIINPGHWTEDMRDEALEPADLYDRKMTVVDVGGGTGFTTLGIVKHVDAKNVTILDQSPHQLAKAKEKEPLKECRIIEGDAEDLPFPTDYADRYISAGSIEYWPDPQRGIREAYRVLKIGGKACIIGPVYPTFWLSRLFADLWMLFPKEEEYIEWFRKAGFKNVQIKRIGPKWYRGVRRHGLIMGCSVTGEKPFTGDSPLQLGPKVEDVKKPVNKFVFLSRLILGAIAGAYFVLIPIYMWLKDKIVPKGWPI
- the LOC117914113 gene encoding calmodulin-like protein 11, whose translation is MADVLSEEQIVEFKEAFCLFDKDGDGCITVEELATVIRSLDQNPTEEELQDMIREVDADGNGSIEFAEFLNLMAKKVKETDAEEELKEAFKVFDKDQNGYISATELRHVMINLGEKLTDEEVEQMIREADLDGDGQVNYDEFVKMMMTA